TACGGCTTGTCGAACTGGAGCTCCGGGTGGATCTCGTCGTCGAACTGGTACCCGGGCGTGCCGGTGCCGGTGCCGAGCGGGCAGCCGCCCTGGATCATGAACCCGTCGATCACCCGGTGGAAGCCGAGGCCGTCGTAGAACGGCTTGGTGACCGGCTGTCCGGTCTCCGGGTCGGTCCACTCCTTGGTGCCCTCGGCCAGGCCGACGAAGTTGTCCACCGTCTTCGGCGCGTGGTTGGGGAACAACCTGATGACGACGTCGCCCTTGTTCGTCTGCAGGGTCGCGTACAGCTCTTCGGCCACGGGAGTCACTCCTAGTCGGATCACTACGGCTTACCCCTCGATCCTGTCATGTCGGTCCAAGAACCCTGGCATTGACGCGGATGTGTACGGAGAGTGCGGTGGGGGCACAGGGTTATCGGCTCAGGACGTCGTACGATGCAGATGAAGCCGGGTTTGTCCAGAGTCGTCACCAGAAAGAGCCCATGTCGCCGATGGGCGGGAGAGCTGTCCGCGGGGCGGGCGGCACCGAGGAGGGAACCGTGGGTTTGAGGAAGTCCAAGGGCCGGGTCGAGGTCGCGAAGGACCGGGTCAGGCCACTCGCCGAGTCGGCGTCGGAGAAGTTCGGACCGGCCGTAGGCCAGGTCCGTGACCACCTCGGGCCGGCTGTGGGCACCGCACGGGAGAAGGTGTCGCCGTACGCCGAGAAAGCTGTCGAGCGGGGCGCACATCTGGCCCATCAAGCGGTGGAGAAGGCCGGTCCGGTGCTCGACGACGCGCTCGCCAAGGTCGGTCCGGCCACCGAGCACGCAGCCGAGAAGGCCCGTGAGCGGCTGAACGACGACGTACTGCCGAAGGTGACCGCCGCGTTGGCGACCCTGGCAGCCGCCGCCGAACCGGTCGTCGAGGAGACCGCCCGCCGGGGCAAGGCCACCAAGGCCGCGCTGAAGGGTGAGCTCGACCTGCCGAAGAAGAGCCACAAGCTCCGCAACGTGGTGCTGTTCCTGGGTCTCGGTGCGCTGGCCGCGGCAGCAGTCAAGAAGCTGCTGACGCCGCCGGAGCCGGCCTGGCAGTCCACGCCGACCAGCGGTCGCGACTACAGCTCCGCCCCGGCGGGTACGTCGTCGCGCCCGACCGACACCCCGTCGTCCAACGGCAAGACCGACGCCAAGCCGGAGGCCGACACCGCACAGACAGACGCGCCCAAGACCGAAGGCCCGAAGACGGACGGTCCGAAGGCCGACGGTCCCAAGGCCGAGGCTCCGAAGGCGGAGACCAAGCCGGAAGCGGCCAAGGACGAGGTGAAGGCCGCCTCGAACGGCGCCACGAAGAGGACCACCACCAGGAAGTCGACGGGCTCGGGAGACTCCAAGCCCAGCGACTCCTGACACCACCGCAACGGCGAAGGTCCCGAACCCCGGCTGGGGTTCGGGACCTTCGTCTGTCCGGACGTCGCCTTGCGCGAACGACGTCAGTTGACCTGTGGTTCCTGGTCGTCGGACTTCGCGATCGTGTAACGGCCGGCGGACAGCAGTTGGGTGGCGTACCGGTGCGTGATGCACGGGTAGGTACCGCCGCAGCTCAGGCAGACCGCGTCGTTGCGGTGCAGCCAGGGGACGACCTTGAGGCGCTTGGTCCAGGTCAACGGCTCCCGGTCCGGAGCGTGCATCTTCAGCGCCGCGCGGGCGGCGTCCTGGATCTCGGGGGCGGACCATTCCTCGGCGCTCTTGTTCATCAAGGCACTGAGGTCGGGGTGGTGGTGGTCAGTGGTGCGGGCTTTGTTCATTTATATGTGTCTTCCAAGGCAGGTGGGAGGACGCCTTAATCGTTCGCTTCAAACGTTAGTGCCCAGGCGTGGCCACCGCGCCTCGATTCGGCCCTGCTGAGTGTCAGATCTTCGTCAGGTCTCAGGTCCAGAGGGTCTCGAGGGTGACCCGGGCCTCGAGTTCGAGCAGGTGCCGCTTGGTCGGGATCCCGCCGCCGAAACCGACCATCTTTCCGCCGGCGCCGACCACCCGGTGGCAGGGGACGACGATCGCGATCGGGTTCCGGTTGCACGCCGTACCGACGGCGCGGGCAGCGCCTGCGTCGCCGACGATCTTCGCGACGTCGCCGTACGTCTGCATCTCGCCGTACGGGATCCGGGTGAGCTGGGTCCAGACCGCGCGCTCGAAGTCGGAGCCGCTGCGCACCGACAGCGGCAGCGTGAACTCCTGGAGCTCTCCGGCGAAGTACGCCTTCAGTTGCTCGGCGGCCTCGGTCAGCAGCGGGTCATTGCCGAGCGGCCGGTCGGTCGTCCCGAAGTGCAGCCGGCAGAGCCCGGTCTCGTCCACCGCGAGCGTGAGGTCGCCGATCGGCGAGTC
This Kribbella sp. NBC_00482 DNA region includes the following protein-coding sequences:
- a CDS encoding peptidylprolyl isomerase, encoding MAEELYATLQTNKGDVVIRLFPNHAPKTVDNFVGLAEGTKEWTDPETGQPVTKPFYDGLGFHRVIDGFMIQGGCPLGTGTGTPGYQFDDEIHPELQFDKPYLLAMANAGIQFGHGTNGSQFFVTVVPTPHLNRKHTIFGEVADDDSKKVVDAIATADTAPGDKPLEPIVISKVVVERKNA
- a CDS encoding methylated-DNA--[protein]-cysteine S-methyltransferase gives rise to the protein MEWSVVDSPIGDLTLAVDETGLCRLHFGTTDRPLGNDPLLTEAAEQLKAYFAGELQEFTLPLSVRSGSDFERAVWTQLTRIPYGEMQTYGDVAKIVGDAGAARAVGTACNRNPIAIVVPCHRVVGAGGKMVGFGGGIPTKRHLLELEARVTLETLWT